The following nucleotide sequence is from Oncorhynchus clarkii lewisi isolate Uvic-CL-2024 chromosome 6, UVic_Ocla_1.0, whole genome shotgun sequence.
CACGTATagtatttcagtccaagtcaagcactgagtGTGATGTCATCAAACTCACAGTCTACTTGAGCAGTTACTACACATACAGTGAGCGCCAAAAGTATTGGAACAGTGACACATTTTGTCTATGTACTTTGGTTTTGAAATTATACGACGAGGAGGTTAAAGTGCCGACTGggatgatatttgtgcatctaacTTTGTCACAAAAaatttgtcactgtcccaatacttttagaAGCCACTGTACATCTAATGTGATTCAGAGAATGTGGAAGTGTCAATTCTCTCAGTCTGTCCTAACACCATGCTCATATTGTGTCATTAACCAACAGGCTACAGTAGTAGGCAGACTTGTGTGTTTACCACAGGTTGGTGGCACCCTAACTGGGgcggatgggctcgtggtaatggctggagcggaatgatattaaacatggtttccatgtgcttGATGCTATTCCATTCACGCCGTTCCAGCTATTATTAtgatccgtcctcccctcagcagccgacAATGGTATATACTCAATACGGTTTCTCATGCTTCATTTTCCATTCATAAAAGCAGAGCAGTTGACAGGTTACAGTTAAACTAAGATATATCATGTCAAGTATTACCTCACTAGTTGTTATGGGTTAAAACAGGTCCAACTCAAAAGTGAGGAATAAAGTGATGAGGAATAAATCAACTTTGGCACATGCAGAAACATTTCTAAACATTTGTACAAATAGATAAATATGCTAAACATCTCGAATTGCAGGTAACGGAAGAGGTAAAGAGGTAATCAGTCACACAGATCTACAATTATCACAAGGTATTACAATCCAATAAAATCACATGTTGAACATGCACGGTAGAGAACAACCATGTCAAGTAGTAAATAGATCTAAACCTCTTTAGTAGCATTTGATGATGCTCAACATGGAGACATTCATCCAGCGAGGTCAAAGGTGCTATCGTCGAATACTTCCAGGTTGAGACCTGTGGGAAAGAAACAACAAAGTAAACATGTTGTTCACCTAACAAGGCAAGGTTAGAAAGATCCCTACTGTCTATAAACCAAAATAAAATtgtacaaaaaaatgttttgaaaaagATTTTAATGTATGAACATTTTTGTAGTTATAATTCAATTCAGATAGGTAGAGCAAGTTTTGGGggtgtgtgtaacagtgttgGTTGTGTCAATCTCCTTCCcacaacctgggctcgaaccagggaggACACTGAACACATCGACAACTGTTACCCACAAAGCATCATTACCTGTCACTCAAAAAAAGcagtggcccttgcagagcaaaggacACAACCAGCTCAAGGTCgcagagcgagtgatgtcacgGATTGAACACTAGTAGCCCGCACAGCTAACTAGGTAGCCATTTTACGTCGGCAACACTCACTCTTAAGCATCAGctctcagagcagctcacagatcactgcacctgtacatagcccatctgtaaatggcccatccaactacctcatccccatattcttatttattttgtatctttgcaccccagtatctcaacttgcacattcatcttctgcacatctatcactccagtgtttaattgctaaaatgtaattacttcgccactacggcctgtttattgccttacctccctaatcttacctcatttgcaaacaccgtatatagattttttctattgtgttattgactgtgcgtttgtttattccatgtgtaactctgtgttgttgtttgtgtcacactgctttgctttatcttggccaggtcgcagttgtaaatgagaacttgttctcaactagcctacctggttaaataaaggtaaaataataatttattttttaaactcccCTTTGACCTCCTCTGCAGCAACCGGCacaatcatgtgtgtgtgtgtacatgagcaTGCGTGTGTATACCCAGGGTAAGGAGGAGGTGGGGCGTCGTGCGTTCCGGATTTGCCGATGGCGTCCTCATAGGAGGGCAGGCCTGGGGGGTCAATCTCCTCCGGCGGGGGCAGGAGCACAGGCTGCAGAGAGACCTCATCCAGTCTCCGCATGATCAGCGAGGCATTACTGCGCCTTGGACGCACCCTAACAGAGCTGGAAGAGACAGTCAGGAATGATGCAGTATCCCTTTGAAGAATGTgtgcgtatacacacacacactttacccctatctacatattacctcaattacctcgactaacctgtaacaCTGCACATTGACCTgcctatatatagcctcgttattttttttatttttttactttagtttatttagcaaatattttccTCAacccttatttttcttaaaactgcatggttggttaagggcttgtaagtaagcataagtaaagtctacacctgttgtattcggcgcatgtgacaaataacatttgatcttATTCAAACTATTGATCCAGCGACCACTATCATTCAGTCAACATAATACCCCTCATCTAACTCACCCTGCACGTGAGAGGTTATCCTTACAACTCCCCTTGCAGAAGTACCAGACCAACAGGCCGAAGATGACGATGGCCACCCCTGCCGCGATCAGACCCACAAGCAGGGCAGTCACATCCAGCCGCGATGGCCGCGTGTCCTCATCTGTGGGATCACACAAAAACAACCAACTGAAGTATTTTTGCATGTATGACACACTGCAAGATTCCTAAATATGCTGCTAACTCTCCTTAAGAGTCACAGTGTATGGTGCTTTTTTTAAACTAGACTGTAACCAGGTTTCTCTCCAGCCATCCTGTAACATTTATGGACTAATAAACCTGTCAAGGAGAAAATAAACTGGACTGCAGAACTTAAGGGCCTGAGTTGAACCGCTGGGCTATAGGCTGCATTAGGTTTTGCATTTCGTCCTCCTGATTGAGGGTGTCTTCcgccaccctgtacccatcagtGTAGTTAGAAAAGTCTGTGCGATTAGTAGTAGTACAATGGAAAATAGTTGACCTGCGACATACATGTAGATGTACTTAGTCATACTTGTCTTACCCTCGGTGTACTTTTTCCAGAAGTCATCCTGCGAAGTTACATAAAGACAACATCAGGATGTGGTCATGAGACTGGGCCTACCACTACCACTGCCTGAACCACTGCCTGAACACCATCTCAGCATCACTTACAGTCTGAGGGACATTTTCAAAGACCTCTCGTGCTTCCTCGTAGCTGCAGACTTCTTCAAAGCACTCCCTCTCCAAATTCCCAGGAGTGAAGAGCTCAAAGTCAAACCGGTTGGCCAATAGATGGCGTCCTAAGAATGCATTTGCCTGCTCCTCTTGCACGAAAACTAGGGGACTCAATCACATGAGTGGAACAAAATGATGCAAACTTTTAAACAAAATACTTTAATACCATAATTTAGGAATATAACAATTGTATTTGAAGATGTTTGGAAACTCATGTCTCACCTTCTCTTGACTGGTCCTCTGTCCCTGCGGTGTGTAATAACTTTCTCATACAAGCAAAGTTTCCACAGGGAAGCAGTTGATACAGTATGAATAAATGCAAAAGCATCGCCATTCACCTGCGGATAATGATTTGAGCATAGGTCATAGAGATTAGATAAGAAGTTACAACGTGCATTTCACAAGTTAGTGACAACAAGACACACCCAGTTTTCACCAgaaagctgttcagaagcctaTACAGTTTCTGTTGATTACTTAGCAATTCTTTCCTTAAAAACGTGAGTTTTAATTTTACACCTTAAATTGTTCACACTGAAACgtcactttttgggcgacccgaccaaattcgTATATAAGTATGAATTGTAGATCTgtaattctcattgaaagcaagtctaataagcggtagatctgttctatgtgctttagttatatgcttcctgttcttaaaAATGTCGTTTTTTAAACTCTTTTACTTTAGGTTtcgtacaccagcttcaaacagctgaaaatacaatatttttggttatgtaaattatatttcacagcggtttagatgataCAATGATTCTCCACACTATACTtggcgaactattagaattttagcaaccaggaaatggcagagcaatttctACATAGTGCACCTTTAACTTTAAAACGTGTAAAATCCAAGAAGAGTGGAAGAAAACAGGCTACTGCACGAAATGAAGTTACTGAGCAGGTATGAATGACATTGATTGTTGACAGGTGAAACTGAAATGAAACCACCTACCTCGAACGTTCGCCGATAACAGCTGTGTTTGATGTTATATTTCCTTATAAAAACCCTCAGAACACGTATCGTCAATAATCAACAACACCGCATTACAAAATATTATAATTCGTTAAATCAATACAAGTAGAATATTCCAGGAAGCGCGAGGTTTCTGTTTACTCCCaacaattttttttacattttcttttaCTCCCAAGAAATGTGAGCTCACCTCCTGTTCTGTAGTAGTTACCTACCTGTACAGACCTGACTAATCAAGCTTTTCACCTGGATACACTGATCTACAGTTCAGTAAAAACACAAGGTGGCACTTGAAACCACTAAACAAGAGAGAATCGGCGCAGGAGTGAATCAAGTAGTGTAGTAGACTTCCCAGAGCCTTTAAAAACGTCTACTTTACATTTAGCCTAGAACAAATAAACAGACATATTATTAATTGAAAGGGATATGCCTACTCATGCTCCACTGTCGAAACAGGCACTTCACAATCAGGGAAATGTGTGAACTAATGGATGTCATTGTGGCTAAAAAATACCATGTAATGTCACACCAAAACATGAAATCACATTCTACTGTAAGGCTTGGTTTCCACTCTCAATTTACTTTTGTTGTAATATTTATTTAAAAGAAAACACAAGTCCATATCTAAGAGAGGCCAGAGGCATATATTTGACTAAACATTGTATTACACGTTGTAGAAAGGGAAACATGTCCTCTCTGAATCTAACGGATGTGTCCCAGTTTTCCACAAGATCTGTTCAAGTGACGCACATTTCCTTTTGCGGCCATGACGTCATGGCCTGGATTCTTAATGTGTCTGCCTCGCGACCTGTCTCAGCAAATTGACCTTTATCCCTGAGATTTACTGGGATTGACTAGGATAGCCGAGTTTAACGACCTCTTAATGGGAAAAAAAACCTGTGCATGTAATATTTCACCCCAAATGGCTAAACATTTTATCCAGAGTGCTCTTTGTGGTATCCACAATGCTGCCTCTGCCCTTTCAATATGAGTGTATAAATTAGCCAGGTTAAAACAAACAGGTTCATGCTCCTCTCAGCACACAGAAGAGCAGAGGTGTGTGTTCTCGATAAGACAACCTTCCTTGTGCTACACTCTGTCATAAAAGATCCCTGTCACAACAGCAACCCCCAAGACTCGCTACAAACGTATCACAAACCCCCAAGACACGCTTGTAACGTGTTAGTATTATAATCAGAGCAAATAGCCTGCTCCTGCCAGGTCAACACTCCTGTCAATGTCCTTACACTTGTGTTTGTCTTGTGCACTCTGTCTAAATAGGTTTATCTCCATCATGGGTGCAAGGCCACTATTTATGTAAAGTAGTGATATGGTAGTGatatggcgagagagagagagagagagaaagagagagcgatagcGAGAGACATACATAAAGAGAGAAATGGTGCTAATTGAAAGTTAATAGCATGTCTTGTCCTGTGCTCTGCTGTGTGTCTGGACACTGTCACGGCTTTAGATTTGCTATAAGGAATGTTCATACACAGAATGAAAGGCTGATGCAAAAGTGAAATTCCTGACTTATCTAGTGTCTGACGCTAGATGATATTACAGAAAGGCTTTAAACATGCACTCTGAGGCAAGGCTGTGATGATTGAGCACCCTGCTCTGGAAAAGGGATCATATTCTCAGCTTTGGGAAAATTCCAAGTCAGCATGATCTGTTGAGAGTCTGTCTTCTTACACACATCCATAGTCTTTAAGGCATAACGAACTGGATAACATTCTAAAAGTCACTGCTGTCCATATGCATACTGTTCATATTTAGTGGAGTACACGCATTTCACATTACACACGGGAGATCAAATTCACCTTAAAACTGTTTTAAGGTGAGTAGCCAGGTTACCATATGAGTATCAGCTCATTTTCTTTTCAGCACTGAACTGCGTGGAACTAACTACCAGCTTCCAACCATGATAAGACGGGTCATGAAAGCAGATAAACCAACTGGAGAATGACGTGAAAGTTACAGCTGGGAGATCTCACATGACACACCATCCATGAAGCAGTAACTTAGGACCCGAGAGACAaattagagagagtgagaggggagaaaggACGAGAGAAAAACAATGTGAGAGAAGATAGAGAAACAGAGTtcaagaaagagagggggagagaaagggaaacaaagattgggagagatagagggagagaaagaggggaaagagagagatagaggggaacagagggagagggagagagagagagagagagagaggggaacagagggagagggagagagagagagagagagagaggggaacagagggaaatggagagggagagagagagagagagagaggggaacagagagagagagagagaggggaacagagagagtttgttttatttgttttatttgattagaATCCTCATCAGTAAcaactagtcttactggggttcgACATATAATGacaaatacattacagacaaaaggcTTTACAAGTTACATGTAGTGTGTGCATGTTCATCAATCAgatacacatacatgtcagtacatacacacttaaagccgagagggagagaaagagggatatggGGGTAGagcaggagagatagagacagatggagaaagactcgtacagagagagatgtggggcaGGTTAATGGGGACTTCCACAGTGTTCAGTAAACCTAACTGTCTCACTACATTAGTCTAAACCTGCTTTCTCTGTACCCCACCTTGCTGGTGGTGACCATGAGGAGTGTTGTGTGATTTACTCCCTCTGAAAAGTCCAGGGGATGCTTCTCCCAGAGGACTCTGGGATAGGAGTGAGCCTTGAGCTTCTGCAGACGCTGCTGGGCCAGAGCTGTGACATCACCATTAACACACAGGTTTCTGTTTGGTTTTTGGCTCTGCCCAGTAGACTGGCAAACAATGGTGTTGCTCCCTTCCTCATGTCTCTTCAAAGTAGACTTTGTTTTGACTGACAAACCACCGCTGTATTTCTGCTGTCTAAATTAACTGTGCAGTGATGCAAAATCATTTTGGAAAAAGTCCATTACAATGTAAAGGTACGCTGTCTTGCAATTTGTCGTCAAAAGTATGACAGCAGTGGTGTTTTAGCAAGAAGTTGATTTGACAAAACGTCTCTGCTTCAACTACATTTCATCAGTCCCCGAGGGAGAGAACCCTTTCATATCTAATGCCTGATCCAACACATACACCAGCACAGTTCAGAACATAATGCTCTGGAATGCTGCTAGAGATCACATTCTAACACACCAGTGTAACAGCCAATCATTTGTCCTCTTACAGCATTAGGAGGGAGTGGAATTCCATTCTGGTCAGCTCATTAGTGTATTTTGTGAACATTTTCTCTTTTATCATTCAGAATTGTCCAACAGTGTCCAGGGCTGTTGAAGTGTTTTAACGTTTCCTGTTGACATTTTGCATGAAATAAGATGGACCAGGCTAGTGCAAGGAATGTGGTCAATGCCAGTCGCTAGTCTTCTGTGGAAGTGGCACAGATAAAGAGAAGACCAGTCATACCATAAATATTACAGTAAATGTTTCATCTTGAGTGAAATCATAAAACTGCTTTGTATTAGAGGTGGGAGACCATTGAGACAGGACACGGTATTCCTAACCTGTGTAACAACATCAAACTAGATCAGTTTCCCAACACCTCACCCAAAGTCTAAAAACCTAGTGCTGAAAGTAACACTGCTCTGACCTCCGCTGAGGAGTCAGGTTGATAGCACTGATAAGAGTAGGGTCTATAAAGTTCTTAATCAGGTGACACATTTGTCACCCTCAGTAACAGGCCCCGTCACCCCCCCATCTCACATGGCCACTCGGGGTCTAACTAGAGCCAGATGCTCCGGGTCGCCAGGTGAAGAGCAACCATTAACACAACAGACAGCAGCTTCTCTGGAGAACACGGTCACTGCTGATGTTCGCATGTGA
It contains:
- the LOC139411720 gene encoding transmembrane gamma-carboxyglutamic acid protein 4 — protein: MAMLLHLFILYQLLPCGNFACMRKLLHTAGTEDQSREVFVQEEQANAFLGRHLLANRFDFELFTPGNLERECFEEVCSYEEAREVFENVPQTDDFWKKYTEDEDTRPSRLDVTALLVGLIAAGVAIVIFGLLVWYFCKGSCKDNLSRAGSVRVRPRRSNASLIMRRLDEVSLQPVLLPPPEEIDPPGLPSYEDAIGKSGTHDAPPPPYPGSQPGSIRR